Sequence from the Sphingobacteriaceae bacterium GW460-11-11-14-LB5 genome:
TTAGAATTGTTGTTTATTCGTTCATTAGGCACTGGTTTATTAGTTAGCATGATGGATAAAACCATTCCCCGTCTACCTGTACTTCTGTGGCTAAAAGTTTATTAAAGTATAATCATAAAGCACTTTGTAATGGGCTTGTTGTTCTTATCTTTGTAAGCAATTTTGGCTTTGCCATTATTGGGTTGGGTAAAATCAGTCTGTAAAAAAAACGGTTGACCTTCCTTTAATATCATAGCATTAAACTACTTTAAAAACAATACATTATAATGTCAGACGAGAAAATCATATTTTCAATGGCAGGTGTAAATAAAATTTACCCTCCACAAAAACAGGTTTTAAAAAATATTTACCTTTCTTTCTTTTACGGTGCCAAAATCGGGGTTATCGGCTTAAACGGTTCTGGTAAGTCATCACTTTTAAAAATTATTGCCGGTTTAGATAAGTCTTACCAGGGCGAGGTGGTTTTCTCACCAGGTTATTCGGTGGGTTACTTGGCTCAGGAGCCGATCTTAGATCCGGAAAAAACCGTTCGCGAAGTAGTTGAAGAAGGCGTTGCCGAAGTAACGGCTATTTTAAAAGAATACGAAGAGGTAAACGAAGCTTTCGGCTTAGAAGAAAACTACTCCGATCCTGATGCCATGGATAAACTGATGGCCAGACAAGGCGAACTTCAGGATAAAATTGATGCTTTAGGGGCCTGGGAAATCGATTCGAAATTAGAAAGAGCCATGGATGCCTTACGTTGTCCTGATCCTGACACTAAAATCGGTGTATTATCGGGTGGTGAGCGCCGTCGTGTGGCCATGTGCCGTTTATTGCTTCAACACCCTGATGTTTTACTATTGGATGAGCCTACCAACCACCTGGATGCTGAAAGTATCGATTGGTTAGAGCAGTTCTTACAAAATTACGAAGGAACTGTTATTGCCGTTACCCACGATAGGTATTTCTTAGATAACGTTGCCGGATGGATTTTAGAGTTAGACCGCGGTGAAGGTATTCCATGGAAAGGAAATTACAGCAGCTGGTTAGATCAAAAAGCGAAACGTTTATCACAAGAGGAGAAAACAGAGAGCAAACGCCAGAAAACTTTAGAGCGGGAATTGGAATGGGTACGTATGGCGCCCAAAGCACGTCATGCAAAATCTAAAGCACGTTTAGCCAACTACGATAAATTAGCTTCAGAAGACGGCAGAGAAAGAGAAGATAAATTAGAGCTTTTCATTCCTGCAGGTCCTCGTTTA
This genomic interval carries:
- a CDS encoding energy-dependent translational throttle protein EttA, with protein sequence MSDEKIIFSMAGVNKIYPPQKQVLKNIYLSFFYGAKIGVIGLNGSGKSSLLKIIAGLDKSYQGEVVFSPGYSVGYLAQEPILDPEKTVREVVEEGVAEVTAILKEYEEVNEAFGLEENYSDPDAMDKLMARQGELQDKIDALGAWEIDSKLERAMDALRCPDPDTKIGVLSGGERRRVAMCRLLLQHPDVLLLDEPTNHLDAESIDWLEQFLQNYEGTVIAVTHDRYFLDNVAGWILELDRGEGIPWKGNYSSWLDQKAKRLSQEEKTESKRQKTLERELEWVRMAPKARHAKSKARLANYDKLASEDGREREDKLELFIPAGPRLGNVVIEATNVTKAYGDKVLFDNLNFSLPPAGIVGIIGPNGAGKTTLFRLITGQEEADAGTFRVGETVELGYVDQMHNDLDADKTVYENITDGLDNIQLGTKAVNGRAYVSKFNFNGGDQQKKVGILSGGERNRVHLAITLKKGANVLLLDEPTNDIDVNTLRALEEALENFGGCAVVISHDRWFLDRICTHILAFEGNSEVYFFEGNYSDYEENRKKRLGDVTPKRIRYKKLN